The DNA window AGCGAAAACACAGTGGAGAGGTACGTAAGGAACAGAAAAACCCGATACTGGTGCTTTCCGGGCAGTCCGGTGGGGCTTAAGAAAGGAAGGAGCTGAAATCTAGTTGAAGATTGAAGCAGAAATGGCAAAAGCTTTTCTGAAGAAGCCACCCTCAACTCATGATTTAACGTTAAGATACCTTAGCTTTCTTACTTTTAAGTGATTTTAActcataataaatatttgtataacTTGACTCGTtagtattttgattttattaagtaCGACCAAGTGCAATATTTTCTAAGATGATACAGAATAATAGGTCCTGATCCGGAGATTTCACTCCTACAATGAATAATCACATATTAGATAGCTCGTCAAACTCGATGACACCtctgtaattttgaaatgtttataaatatcgagataatatttcttttagcAAGGAATTGGGAGTTCCAAGCTCACAAACTCTAACAACTTGAGTCTaacactaacagatattgtctgcttttgaCTGTTACGGATAGTCGtagcctcacggtttaaaatgcgtctattagtgTGAGATTTTACTCTCTAAttaacgtggaatctcaccaTCCACCCTCTTAGAAGTCTTCTGGCTGaaacaccgcctggtgtctagttttataccatttataaccacCACCGCAAAATAGTACCTATTGTCAGTTGGTTAAGTATAGCCGTGAGCCtcaaaagagagatttttcaTTCCTTCTCTATTTCTCGGACAAGCAATTCTAACACCACTCTAAAACCTCGTTAAACCCCGGGAGAGTGGATTCGGTTCCAAACAAATCGGACCGATTCTTCTTCCAATGTCGAAGGCGAAGCTGCGATCTTCACTTCTCGCCGTTCTGCGCTGCAATACAACTCACTCATCCGCCATTAATTACCCAAATGTTTCGAATTCGGCTCTATCAGCCCAAATTCCGTCTAATTGCATCTCACTCTCGCAACTTCCTTCCACCGCAGAATGCTTTCGGCCGTGGCGATCCTCTAGATGTGAATTTCTCAACAATCTCAGGTTTCCCTCGAGGGTTTTTAGTTCTCGATCGGCAGAGGCGTCGGACCTGAAACTTAGGTGCTGGAATTGTGGCGCTGCGGCTCCAACGTCAGTGGTGTTTCTGGTGTGTGATTCTTGTCGGAGCATTCAGCCTTTGGACCAGTCGGTGGATTATTTTCAGATATTTGGCTTGTAAGTGCaaggaaaaacaagaatttattgttctttcttaacctattttaatattgtattGATAGCTGAGAGAATAACTAGATGATGGAATTTGATTATCAACTGATTATGGGAAGGGATGAAAGATTTGAACTTAGGGCTTGATGGGTCTGTTAAAATTCTTTTGGTTCCAAATAGAATGAAAAAATTCTGATGCATCAATTACAaagcttctctttctcttcattttctgcTCTGTTCATATTGCCTCTGAGTACTCAAAGTCCAAGGAAACTTTGGCTTATGGTTTTTTAATTTCGAGAACATTGATGTAATCCACCCGTCATGTTTCTTTCCTTGAACCTTCCGCCTCATTTACTGGAGGGCATATGGGATCCTTCTCTGACTCATTGCTAGTAGGTGGGAATTATTGAAATGATGTATAATTAGAATTCCTAAATCTTTTTCCAGGGAAAAGGAGTATGAAATTGGAGATGTCAATCTGGAGAGCCAGTATAAAGATTGGCAGAAGAAATTACATCCCGACTTAGTTCATTCAAAATCAGACGTCTGTCTCATTTCATCTTTGAGAAGTTTGGTAATCTTTTAGGCTCTAATTTTCCGTTTCTTGAGTTTtgtagagagaaagagaatatGCTGCTGAACAATCTGCTCGGGTGATCGATGCTTACCGCACTCTTAGTAAGCCATTGTCGAGAGCAATATATATTGTAAGCATGCTGTCTACCTtatcatcattattaatttttgtatcttATTTGTGTTCTAAATGCCATGCTATCATCGATTTCTACCTCTAGTTACTTGAAGTCGTGTGATGATTTAAGCTGGGTAAttggaatgaaacattctcaGGAAATTTCTTCATACCAAGTTTCCTTAATAATAGTTCCTTTGCAACCCCATCCCACTTACATTATACATGGAAGTGATGGACCAACATGTGATGGTAACTAGAACTGAACCAATTGATTGAGCTTCTTCATAATAGTTGTGCTTTGAAAGAATTGTTTGCAACTATTTTATATGCTTTTGGTATTTTGGAGTTAAAAACGTCTCATGTTTGAGTTTTGATGCACTGGGTGAAGATTGTTTTCCCATTTTTGCCTAAAGGGGCAGAGCATATCACTCAATTATAGGCTCAGGCATTTGAGTCCTAGAACGGGCATGGGATTGTTTGTAAGGTCTAAATGGAAAGATGTGGAGACTGCACTCTTAAGCATAATCCTAAGTGATGTTTAGTGTTGGGATCAAATAACATTTCctcatgtgagatcccacaccgATTTgggagggaaacgaagcattccttataagggtgtggaaacttctccctagttgacgcgttttaaaactgaggctgacggcaatatGTAACgtgccaaagcggacaatatttggttTATTTCCTACTCGGACTCTTGAATAAACACTATTAGAAGAGAATATCGGTTTATTTCCTACTCGGACTCTGTAATTTGATGTTTGTGATCTTGGTTTATATGCATTGTGTTTATGGCATCTGCAATCTAGAATATcggttttaatattttctcgACTTCCTTTCTAATTCCAAATTATCTACATTCTACAATATTTGGTCTTCCCCTCCAATGAGCTTGTAAGATTATATTGCCATCCTTTTTCAGCTGAAGCTTGAGGGTTTAGATGTCAATGAAGAGGATACAATATCTGAACCAGAGTTGCTAAATGAGGTAACTAGTAAGAACCTAAGTTCGACCCAGTCTGAGTTATTCAGTTCTATGAGAGCTTTTGGCTTTCTGTTTGTAAAAGCATTTTATGAGATCATTTCatagatcatgataagaaACTCATGCTCCTGATTTTCAATGCTCAGACTGCAAGCTTATGTTCTATTTACAGTTGATTTATATAAAGTTACCAAACCCTTATTGCAGATTATGGAAATCAGGGAAGCTGTAGAAGATGCATCGGGATCTCAGGAACTAAACCAGATTCAGTCACAGGTGCTACTCGGGCACTTGTTCCGATTATTGTcgttattgtttttcttctttatacaTACACAAATTCGGGTGGGAGATTGGAGGAGTAAGTTGcatttaaagaattaaagagCTTTTTATGATTACTTAACCTGTTTCATCTGCCTTCTTGTTCATCTAGATGCAAGAGAAACTAAATCATTGGTCTAACACATTTGCGAAAGCATTGCGAAACCGGAACTTCGACGATGCCATCTCGTCTATCCAGCGAATGACCTACTACGAGCGggtgaaggaagaaattaCAAAGAAGCTTTAGTGCAGGAGGTATAATCCATGGAAGCACTAGGTGTAGAATTCAATCTTTATCTACCTCTTGAAATGATTGCTCATATCTCAGTTTTTTAGCACTTAAAAGTTCATAGATTGCTGGTTAATATTGTAGCTGTGAGTAAAAATTTCATATCAGTTTTGTGATTCTGATGTTGCTGAATGCTGGCAATCTCAGTGTGTATCAATAAGGAGACAGAAATTAAGAATGTTAAGAAACAGCCTACATACAATAAATACTCATTAATCTGTCTTGTTTGAGAAATTTTGTGGGcttattacaaaattttctatttatttttgtagggaTTTTTCGATTATAAAGTATACTCATTCATTACAATAAAACTCAATAGACATGTCAAATTTTAGCTTTCTTAAAGCCAAAAGTTGGATTcttcaacttcaaatttaaaaaaaatggtaagaaaGCCAACCCCTATGTCTCAATGTATTCTTAAGCAATCTATCAAAACCTACAAACACCTCTAAAGGAACATTCAAACGctaaaaaaaagatatcatattttaaactttcttcttctaattaAACCCAATTTTTGTTGAAGTACATCACGAGCCAAAATATGCTTACCCTCCCTATTGAGGCCAAAGAAAACTGTCCTGAAGTTAATACTGCTGGGAGCAATCCCACTGTCGAGCATATCAGATACAATCCGCAGGGCTTCTTCAGACCTCCCTGCTTCACACAGACAAGAAATCAGCATTGAATAAGCTTTAAAATCAGGAGAAGgcccatttttctttatataatgGAAAACCTTCCATGCTTCACCAAATTTTCCCATGTTCATGTAGCCATATATCACTGCTGAGTAAGTAGCAATTGTTGGTTCACAACCCTCCTGCAGCATCTTTGCAAGTATCTCCAAAGCTCTTCTTGTTTGATTCTCCTTGAATGAATGAACTATGAATGATGTGTATACGTGCACGGTTGGATTTATACCGACCTGTTTCATAGCGTTCATCTTCGCCAACGCCTCGTCCGTTCGTCCCCTTTGTAGAAGTCCATGAATGATGCTTCCGTAAATGTAGTTATCTAGTTTAGATCTCTCAGTCCCTACCTCTTCTAGTAATGTCAACGCCTCGTCTAACTTCCCGACGCGACAAAGAGCTCGAATATACAAAGAGTATATGAGAGGAACCGTGAAACCGACATTTCGAAGGTTATCTATGCATCGTTTAGCATCTGAAAGTCTATCAAGTTTGCATAAACAACCTAGATAAGTTTCTAACAACTCCTTATCAGGAATGTACTTAGAATGAATCATTTCTTGTAACAAAGTAATGGCTTCATTTACCTTCCTCCGTTTTGATCCGCAAAGGGACATGATCAAATACTTATACGTATTGGCATTTGGCTTGATCTTACTTTGCTTCATTTCTTCAAATGATTTCAATGCAATCTCTGTAAGACCCGCTCGACCATATTGCATAATCATGATTGTCCAAGTATCTGGAGTTATTAAGCAACCCTTTCTTCTCATTTCATAGTAAAGACTTCTCATGTGCTTGAAATCTTTCCCGAGCCCGGCGACTTTAATCGCCATGTTGTAAGTTTCTGTAGTATGATTATATCCTGGTTGCTTTCCTACCCAAGCAAAAAATTGTAATGCAGCACAACCATCCAAACTACATTTGCGCAATATCTCGAGAACGAATTCTGTAGTGAACTCGATGCTGCAGTTCTCCAATGCTTTCTTAATTTGTTTCCAATCTGTTGAAGATGACAGGATCCTGTAAACTTCATCAAGATCCTCCTCTCTGTAGTTTCTTGGAAGTGTCTCCGTGTGACAAGTAATACTTGTCGGTTTGGAATGCTCAAAGTTCACCTCCATACGAAGATCGTTTATCTTGGGTGCATCGTCTTCTCTATTTACCTCACATTCCTGTGGAAAGAGTTCAACTTtactcttcattttctttacctTCTCTAAACTAATCATATCTCCCATTTTCTCCATATAAGACACTACTGATCGAAACAATTTGTCGGGGACAACGATATTCAGTTCGTGCATCTCATTCAGAACCTTGACTACCTCATCGGTTCTTGAAATCCTAAAAAGCTCCCTGATGAAGACTGAAAAGGATTTCCAAGTGGGCTTGTTTTCCATGGTTCTGAAAACGCTCCATGCTTCAGATATATGGTTTTGGCTGACATGACCGGCAACCACAGTCATGATAGCCACCGTATCTAATTCGATCCCTTTTTCCAGCATCTCTTTATAAAGCTCAAAGCCTTTCTCATACTTAGCCAACCTAAAGAGGTGTTGCATTAGTTGTGTGTAAGTCGAAGTAGTAGGCAAATAACcaatttctttcatattttgaaACAGATCAAGAGCCTTCAAGATATCATTTTGCCTTAAATACCAATTAATGATAATTCCATATACCTTCCCATCAAGAACAGTTTTCCTCTTCATAATATTAACCAGTTCCAAAGCATCCTCGATCCGATTAGAGCGACAGAGTCCTCCAACCAGAATCTCGAAGTATTTCGGGTCGAGTACTATACCTTTACTATTGAGGTCATGAATGAACTTCAGAGCTTCTTTAATTCTCTTGGAAATGCAAAAACTCTTAAGAATGTAATGATAAACATCATGTTCTTGTACCTTAAACAATGCTACCATGTCCTTTGCAATGTCAAGAACAGAGGCAGTATCTCCTGATCCAGCAAAACAACTCAACAGCACCTTGGACATTTTCATGTCGACAACACTAATTCCTTGCTTGACCATCTCACGGTAGAACTCCATGGCAAGTTCAGGCTTTCCAGCAGCAGAGAGTGAACAGATCAAAGTCTTGTAAACAACCCCATCTATCTCACACCCACTTTCCCTCATCTTACTGTAAACCATCAAGGCTTTTCCAGTTAACTTTGCATTGCCATAGAGAGAGATAAGAATGGTCCAAGTCTTGATATCTTTCTGCAAGGAGTGATACTCCATTTCCTCCACTAACTTCTCAACGAGCTTGAAATCTCTGGCTTCACCAGCAATGCTAAGCACAATGTTGATAACACTAGTTGTACACTGAAACCCATCTCTGGATTTCACCCAATTGAAGAACCCAAGAGCCAAATGAGGGAACTTAAAACACCTCTTAAGAACTTTCTCCACAACCTCAGAACTGAACCTAACATCCAAACTTCCCAATCTCTCCTCCATCGAAACTAACCCATTTCCACCACGAACGGCGGCTGCAACTTGATGTACAACCGAACTaacatcattttcttccaaGACAACCAACTGGATACCCTCAGTTTCCTGCTCGGCATTTTTACAAACACCTTGGGCGCATAGTAACTGTTCTTCCCCATTCAAAGAGTCCTCCGCCGCACTTTCTTTCAACCCTAAATCCCGAGAAGATATTTTATCATGAACATAACTTTCCGAACCCAAGATCTCAGTAATCTCATTGAAGAGCGACCTGAAGCTTGAAGTTGCAGCCGTTTCCGGGCACTGAGATTCTTGTGTTCCACCTGAACGAGAAGAACTTATTCGTTTTCTTGCAAGAGTGGAGAAACGAAGAACCTGAAACTGTGAGAGATGAAAGCGAAGAAAATTGAgtgttgaatttgaatatggAGATTGGAAGCGGATTAGCTTTCGCATTCTTACAATGATCATCTTTACAGATTCATTCCGGTGAAATAATAGAATTGTGGTAAAAGAAATTTACTTGATCTTAATACATTAAATCTACTAAAGTCAAACAGTAGCGCTCGTGGCCTAATGGATAAGGCGTTTGACTTCTAATCAAACGATTGTGGGTTCGAGTCCCACCGAGCGtgtctttatattttattttttcttaaatcagAAATCAAATGATCGTGGGTTCGAATCCCATCAAGCGTGCTTAGTTTTATGATTTTGCTTAGGCAAGAAATCGATTCGGGTTTCACTTACAAGACTCCCCAACTTCTGTGTTGAtgttttgattaaaatattctGGGTGGAACggctttcaattttaaaatgtgttgcTTCAAGTTCattactagcaaatattgttagaaatatttcattccaCTATCCAACCACTGGAATTTCACAATATATTTTCTAGCGGTAGACTttgaccgttacaaatggtatcagaaccagctATCAAACGGTGCGAGATATTGGTTGGAGTAGGACTAGACCTTCTCCATAATAAGCGCGTATAAGGTTAAAACATACAAGATCTGCTGCAGAAAGTCATTGTTAAGAGATCTCTAGAGTGAAGGAAATGTTTAAGATGATAGACACCAACATCAATGGTCCATTTACTTTTCGTTTGCATTAAAATCAATGATTAAACAATGTCCCATCAAATTATTAAGGGAATGATTCTCTACCTGGGTTCATGTACTTCACCTTTTCCATGCACATAACAACCCAAGTATTTGCGAAATTATTgaccaaatataataaattagacGAGAAATAATTCAATCTCGAAATGGGTCTTACTCTTTAGTATTAATTATCATAAAGGAACTACCAGATCATGAGTTTTTAGGTGGTGGTGAGCGTTACacgtataaaaattatacttgaagggagtgttcttagttcttGATATGGTATATGTCAGGTATGAGCCTATAACAGATGATAACGACCATTCGATAATTTACCTATATTTTTATACAGACGTTAAAGGATAAATTatgataagaaaattattagaaaatgaCAAAGAATCATTGTGGGGAAACTTATGCTTAGTAAAAGACATATAAGCCAACAACTATGGGTCCCTCTCACCATTAGCTTCATCCCCAACCTCTCTTCTCCAATTATGCTATCTATCATTTACTTTTTCATCTATAAAAggctaaaaattaaattatcctCTTTACGAGACAAGACGGGACGAGAAGTCTTCcctatttttgttcttaatttttattttaataaaaaaatttatttatttttataaaaatcgGGCTGAATTCCTCATCAACAATCTACAaagattgaattaaaatattaattataaaaaaattaatgtataatttccattttcattataatttctattataaaaatataaagcatactaataaagtttttatttatttatttactattatttgtttctttcatcttcatttAGTTATTCTTTTAGAATAATTAAGGGTCCATTTCACAACTAATTTATCTACTTTATGggtttttttagttcaaatttaCTTTATTGTTTAAAGCCAAGTTTgctttgaaatattttatatataattttaaaatatattttaaaaaataacattctaattttttttatatgaaaaataaattgaaatgtgtgtatatatataaataaaaattacaaaatgttTAGGCTTCAATCTATGGAGgtaacgttttaaaaaaattctatttttattttaattttaaataaattgatattaaagtattttatttttaatgaaattgataatatattgataaaaaaaaatgattatttttaaaagtttaaaaataaaaaaaaatgacggttttttttattttttttcaattaaacaaaaatatttatttatttatttttaaaaaggcatgaaaatggaaaaagtcCAAGGAAGGAACGGGGTTTGAATGCAACGGACCACCCACCAAATTGTATATAACGAGAGAGAAAAACGTGAGAGTATGATTGGGTCCTCACTCAATGGACGGCCAGGATTGCCTTGCCCAAATCTAAGATTCCGTTGTTCAATCTTTCCCGCACGTTGTGACAGCTCATGCACCGTTGGACTAAGCGGTGGGGACCCACATCCATCTCTTAACCTGGAGACCAATAATTTTGTTCGGTTTTGCCACGTCAGACTCTGCTATGACTCC is part of the Cucurbita pepo subsp. pepo cultivar mu-cu-16 chromosome LG03, ASM280686v2, whole genome shotgun sequence genome and encodes:
- the LOC111791135 gene encoding uncharacterized protein LOC111791135 — protein: MSKAKLRSSLLAVLRCNTTHSSAINYPNVSNSALSAQIPSNCISLSQLPSTAECFRPWRSSRCEFLNNLRFPSRVFSSRSAEASDLKLRCWNCGAAAPTSVVFLVCDSCRSIQPLDQSVDYFQIFGLEKEYEIGDVNLESQYKDWQKKLHPDLVHSKSDREREYAAEQSARVIDAYRTLSKPLSRAIYILKLEGLDVNEEDTISEPELLNEIMEIREAVEDASGSQELNQIQSQMQEKLNHWSNTFAKALRNRNFDDAISSIQRMTYYERVKEEITKKL
- the LOC111791136 gene encoding putative pentatricopeptide repeat-containing protein At5g06400, mitochondrial, which produces MIIVRMRKLIRFQSPYSNSTLNFLRFHLSQFQVLRFSTLARKRISSSRSGGTQESQCPETAATSSFRSLFNEITEILGSESYVHDKISSRDLGLKESAAEDSLNGEEQLLCAQGVCKNAEQETEGIQLVVLEENDVSSVVHQVAAAVRGGNGLVSMEERLGSLDVRFSSEVVEKVLKRCFKFPHLALGFFNWVKSRDGFQCTTSVINIVLSIAGEARDFKLVEKLVEEMEYHSLQKDIKTWTILISLYGNAKLTGKALMVYSKMRESGCEIDGVVYKTLICSLSAAGKPELAMEFYREMVKQGISVVDMKMSKVLLSCFAGSGDTASVLDIAKDMVALFKVQEHDVYHYILKSFCISKRIKEALKFIHDLNSKGIVLDPKYFEILVGGLCRSNRIEDALELVNIMKRKTVLDGKVYGIIINWYLRQNDILKALDLFQNMKEIGYLPTTSTYTQLMQHLFRLAKYEKGFELYKEMLEKGIELDTVAIMTVVAGHVSQNHISEAWSVFRTMENKPTWKSFSVFIRELFRISRTDEVVKVLNEMHELNIVVPDKLFRSVVSYMEKMGDMISLEKVKKMKSKVELFPQECEVNREDDAPKINDLRMEVNFEHSKPTSITCHTETLPRNYREEDLDEVYRILSSSTDWKQIKKALENCSIEFTTEFVLEILRKCSLDGCAALQFFAWVGKQPGYNHTTETYNMAIKVAGLGKDFKHMRSLYYEMRRKGCLITPDTWTIMIMQYGRAGLTEIALKSFEEMKQSKIKPNANTYKYLIMSLCGSKRRKVNEAITLLQEMIHSKYIPDKELLETYLGCLCKLDRLSDAKRCIDNLRNVGFTVPLIYSLYIRALCRVGKLDEALTLLEEVGTERSKLDNYIYGSIIHGLLQRGRTDEALAKMNAMKQVGINPTVHVYTSFIVHSFKENQTRRALEILAKMLQEGCEPTIATYSAVIYGYMNMGKFGEAWKVFHYIKKNGPSPDFKAYSMLISCLCEAGRSEEALRIVSDMLDSGIAPSSINFRTVFFGLNREGKHILARDVLQQKLGLIRRRKFKI